Proteins encoded together in one Piliocolobus tephrosceles isolate RC106 chromosome 15, ASM277652v3, whole genome shotgun sequence window:
- the LOC113225182 gene encoding uncharacterized protein LOC113225182, whose product MSPLDCRFHSSCSSHDFRLELPVTRRDGSTASAVVNGSLFQPPVSLMETQGGRKKQKEILEPKSTSAMKTGFSLIMNSKIKSLLQTSKALCILFGGEIEPFKCAIGGGDSAA is encoded by the exons ATGAGTCCTCTAGACTGCAGGTTCCACAGCAGTTGTAGCTCCCATGACTTCAGATTGGAGCTGCCTGTGACACGCAGAGATGGAAGCACAGCGTCAGCTGTGGTTAACGGCAGCCTCTTTCAGCCCCCAG TGTCTCTCATGGAAACCCAAGGTGGgagaaagaagcagaaggaaatcCTGGAACCAAAAAGCACTTCAGCAATGAAGACTGGATTTTCTCTGATTatgaacagcaaaataaaatctCTCCTGCAGACCTCTAAAGCTCTGTGCATACTTT TTGGTGGAGAAATCGAGCCATTCAAATGTGCTATTGGTGGTGGAGACAGTGCAGCGTAG